A window of the Culex pipiens pallens isolate TS unplaced genomic scaffold, TS_CPP_V2 Cpp_Un0029, whole genome shotgun sequence genome harbors these coding sequences:
- the LOC120418375 gene encoding uncharacterized protein LOC120418375: MFEKAKRHPHASYETRRESNFELPAQILESSEAPLASVWYNAGLEFFTNERGSKCVRFRNHVYTGMRYFKDSKLTYCYCSVPRCLASAKIDSRNNIKFDPRKHRHPQVKGVKAGKGQKKLTLMPTAAVQEFVKVEMKDDPEHVEVKNEPVDLDLL, encoded by the exons ATGTTCGAAAAGGCGAAACGCCACCCACATGCCAGCTATGAAACGCGACGGGAGTCGAATTTTG AACTTCCAGCGCAAATCCTCGAATCCTCGGAAGCCCCGCTAGCGTCGGTCTGGTACAACGCCGGCCTGGAGTTCTTTACGAACGAGCGGGGCAGCAAATGTGTGCGCTTCCGAAACCACGTTTACACCGGTATGCGCTACTTTAAGGACAGCAAGCTGACCTACTGCTACTGCAGTGTGCCGAGGTGCCTGGCGAGCGCCAAAATTGACAGCCGGAACAACATCAAGTTTGACCCGCGCAAGCACCGACACCCGCAGGTGAAGGGCGTCAAAGCCGGGAAGGGCCAAA aaaagcttACTTTGATGCCCACCGCCGCCGTGCAGGAGTTCGTTAAGGTTGAAATGAAAGACGATCCGGAACATGTGGAAGTGAAAAATGAACCTGTTGACTTGGATCTGCTTTaa
- the LOC128093737 gene encoding uncharacterized protein LOC128093737 isoform X1 codes for MWRCVRKRCLVKLCTLGENLLKCENSKEHKHLSYGEQFKRGFGSYNLVPALQLGENEDPEPLIWYSTELKFYTNQNGKQCVRFRCYDYYCYDKGGKIVCNCCDGMCSASAVIDGQGNIRFAPRKHVHRKPKNIFVPDDLLTQTLNGQNLIPAVTEEQVEAVQKTNPRWNRTRNRSYRRGTPSSCSLNRPTKSPTASRSATTDSRWCAARVGMAAKRGAALEKAAR; via the exons ATGTGGCGTTGTGTTCGAAAACGCTGTCTGGTTAAGTTGTGCACCCTCGGGGAAAATCTGTTGAAATGCGAAAATTCAAAGGAACACAAGCACCTTAGCTATGGAGAGCAATTCAAGCGTGGTTTTGGTAGCTACAACTTGGTTCCTGCGCTACAACTTGGAGAGAACGAAGACCCCGAACCATTAATCTGGTACAGCACCGAGCTGAAGTTCTACACAAACCAGAATGGTAAGCAATGTGTGCGCTTTCGCTGCTACGATTACTACTGCTACGACAAAGGTGGTAAAATTGTCTGCAACTGTTGCGACGGCATGTGTAGCGCAAGCGCTGTTATTGACGGTCAAGGCAACATCCGATTTGCCCCCCGCAAACACGTTCACCGAAAGCCGAAAAATATCTTTGTACCTG atgatCTATTGACGCAAACCTTAAACGGACAGAATTTAATTCCAGCTGTAACAGAAGAACAAGTGGAAGCCGTGCAG AAGACGAACCCACGCTGGAATCGGACCAGGAACCGGAGCTATCGACGTGGTACACCGTCGAGTTGCAGTTTGAACCGACCAACAAAAAGCCCAACTGCCTCACGTTCCGCGACTACCGATTCTCGCTGGTGCGCCGCACGCGTCGGGATGGCTGCCAAGCGTGGCGCTGCGCTAGAAAAGGCTGCCCGGTGA
- the LOC128093737 gene encoding uncharacterized protein LOC128093737 isoform X2 yields MLHGNRFSLSNTRSDGVKIWNCFLKSCSVQLSTRGTKLILYEKQNYHNHTSFVHRQMRRSGLPVQSLDADKNPKSKIWYSTDELKFYVTKDGARSVRFRNYDYYCYDRGGKIVCVCFVRKCTATALLDDQCHIKFNVRRHSHSNKRKESAEENPNFLPFLPSVGEQNVVPVPEEKEVMQIKDEPVDLDLI; encoded by the exons ATGCTTCATGGCAATCGATTCAGCTTGAGCAACACGCGCAGCGACGGCGTTAAGATATggaattgttttttgaaaagttgttcgGTACAGCTGAGCACCCGTGGCACGAAGCTTATTCTGTACGAAAAACAAAACTATCACAACCACACTTCCTTCGTACATCGACAGATGCGACGAAGTG GCCTTCCCGTCCAAAGCCTGGATGCTGACAAAAACCCCAAATCGAAAATTTGGTACAGCACCGACGAACTGAAGTTCTACGTGACCAAGGATGGGGCCAGAAGTGTGCGCTTCCGCAACTATGATTACTACTGCTACGATAGAGGAGGAAAAATCGTCTGTGTTTGTTTTGTGAGAAAGTGTACCGCAACCGCTCTCCTTGACGATCAGTGCCACATCAAATTCAACGTTCGCAGGCACTCACACTCAAACAAGCGGAAGGAAAGCGCCGAGGAAAATCCTA ATTTTCTGCCGTTTCTACCGAGCGTTGGCGAGCAGAATGTTGTGCCGGTTCCGGAAGAAAAGGAAGTCATGCAAATCAAAGATGAACCGGTTGACTTGGACCTCATTTAA
- the LOC120418377 gene encoding uncharacterized protein LOC120418377: MFSKLTRPSQITVLHPDDQMDPHKWYTAEFQIVENDNKRGAWSLLFRDYKYIKADQNKLKGTRSWRCTKKHKSCLARVTTRGHNELKINAHLHNHPPFVATQQELGESALPVPEFRAIKCEPVEIDDTFCYRTNQ, encoded by the exons ATGTTCTCAAAATTAACACGACCTTCTCAAATTACAGTCTTACATCCCGACGATCAAATGGATCCGCACAAATGGTACACGGCCGAGTTCCAAATCGTCGAGAACGACAACAAGCGCGGCGCATGGAGTCTTCTGTTTCGAGACTACAAGTACATCAAGGCCGACCAAAACAAACTGAAGGGCACGCGAAGCTGGAGGTGCACCAAAAAGCACAAGTCGTGCCTGGCTCGTGTCACCACGCGAGGGCACAACGAGCTTAAAATAAACGCGCATCTGCACAATCATCCTCCGTTTGTTGCAACGCAGCAGGAACTGGGTGAATCGGCGCTTCCGGTGCCGGAATTTAGGGCTATCAAGTGCGAACCGGTCGAGATTGATGATACT TTCTGCTACCGCACGAACCAATGA
- the LOC128093736 gene encoding uncharacterized protein LOC128093736, with amino-acid sequence MRNRVQSNIRMKAEKHKLQISKHVLNAAIVAGSSVASSKPVKVNGFVFPLTSMDDIERLEEVVRADFAIREQYVEYLASRKPPSVDVSNFFSYLFTDDALINYNFSGANNVGDQKMPMRNYSIFTDCMIDLFKITSRRIVLHKPKVENEQQQRYEPSGDQGELKYSFLTSRKGGVHLVHENFIYRSNMRRSGPNKQILYWECIHNRSEKCRGRVKSVGDYLYISNGNVEHNHHPDVHRVLSAQNSGHLCLRSFKSLGDGTK; translated from the exons ATGCGGAACCGAGTGCAGAGTAACATTCGTATGAAAGCGGAAAAACACAAACTTCAGATTTCGAAACATGTACTGAACGCGGCCATCGTCGCCGGGTCATCCGTGGCCAGTTCGAAACCGGTCAAGGTGAACGGTTTCGTGTTCCCGCTGACCTCGATGGACGACATCGAGCGGCTCGAGGAGGTGGTACGAGCAGATTTTGCTATTCGCGAGCAGTAT gtCGAATATCTCGCATCGCGGAAACCACCTTCGGTGGATGTGTCGAACTTCTTTTCGTACCTTTTCACCGACGATGCCCTGATAAATTACAACTTTTCTGGCGCAAACAATGTCGGCGACCAAAAGATGCCAATGAGAAATTATTCTATTTTTACCGACTGTATGATTG ATCTGTTCAAAATCACATCCAGAAGGATTGTCCTGCACAAACCGAAGGTGGAAaatgagcagcagcagcggtaCGAACCTTCCGGCGACCAGGGCGAGCTTAAGTACAGCTTCCTAACCAGCCGCAAGGGAGGGGTGCACCTGGTGCACGAAAACTTTATCTATCGCTCCAACATGCGCCGGTCGGGCCCGAACAAGCAGATTCTCTACTGGGAGTGCATCCACAATCGGTCGGAAAAGTGCCGCGGACGGGTTAAGAGCGTCGGCGACTATCTGTACATCTCGAATGGCAACG tcgaACACAACCATCATCCGGACGTTCATCGAGTTCTTAGCGCACAAAATTCGGGACATTTGTGCTTGAGATCGTTTAAATCGCTTGGAGAtggaacaaaataa